One Natronoarchaeum mannanilyticum genomic window carries:
- a CDS encoding amino acid permease gives MPKKLEKDLGLPAVLAISIGAMIGSGIFILPALAVKTAGTGVVIAYVLAGLLVVPAALSKSEMATAMPEAGGTYIYIERGMGPLLGTVAGIGTWFALSFKGGLALVGGVPYLLWLFDVPDLVTTVIALALATVLILVNLVGAKQTGTLQIGIVAVMLAILSWFVVGGVPAVDGGSFSTAFDSGAGGIFAATGLVFVSYAGVTKVTSVAEEIENPSRNIPLGILGSLAFTTLLYALIVVVMLGTTDLDAIAGSKVPMIDAAQATLGTAGIYGVMIAAILALVSTANAGLLSSSRYPFAMSRDDLAPPSLAEISERFGTPSQSILLTGAVLLLLIAFVPILEIAKLASAFQILVFVLINVAVISFRRGTVEYEPTFRSPLYPWMQLFGIVTGLALLTQMGLVAIAGAVVITIGGIAWFYYYGRPRVDREGAALDVVRREVGRKAVGRTREAIEPTEDYEALVALPEGASRETEATLLSVAADLARPHDGHVSVVQFDEVADQVPLEAATEQSAADLEFEDRTDELASDADVPVQASEIVSHDTRHALANYVEETEPNVLVVEREHGGLRSRILGSDVDWVLEHTDCDAVLVEDRDVGEIDSIAVVTDEGPYDSSKIAVADAIATAHDADVTLEFPVDADGSDELDETIQDYHDEVAGLVSASTSTKVVRPGDTAAFESPETDLLIVGTGPDGDGRADSLVDGVDSSALVVRPRSAEVPGRLGRAIERRLF, from the coding sequence GTGCCCAAGAAGCTCGAAAAGGACCTCGGCCTCCCGGCGGTGCTCGCGATCAGCATCGGTGCCATGATCGGCAGCGGCATCTTCATCCTGCCGGCGCTGGCGGTCAAAACCGCGGGCACCGGCGTCGTGATCGCCTACGTGCTCGCCGGGCTGCTGGTCGTCCCGGCAGCCCTCTCGAAGTCCGAGATGGCGACCGCGATGCCGGAAGCCGGCGGAACGTACATCTACATCGAGCGCGGGATGGGACCGCTCCTCGGAACGGTCGCCGGCATCGGAACCTGGTTCGCGCTGTCATTTAAAGGCGGCCTGGCGCTGGTCGGCGGCGTCCCCTACCTGCTGTGGCTGTTCGACGTTCCCGATCTGGTCACGACGGTGATCGCCCTCGCGCTGGCGACGGTGCTCATCTTGGTCAACCTGGTGGGCGCCAAGCAGACGGGGACGCTGCAGATCGGCATCGTCGCCGTCATGCTCGCGATCCTCTCGTGGTTCGTCGTGGGCGGCGTCCCGGCCGTCGACGGCGGCTCGTTCTCGACGGCGTTCGACAGCGGCGCCGGCGGCATCTTCGCCGCGACCGGACTCGTGTTCGTCTCCTACGCGGGCGTGACGAAGGTGACCAGCGTCGCCGAGGAGATCGAGAATCCGAGCAGGAACATCCCGCTGGGGATCCTGGGCTCGCTCGCGTTCACGACGCTCCTGTACGCGCTGATCGTCGTCGTGATGCTCGGAACGACCGATCTCGATGCCATCGCTGGCTCGAAGGTGCCGATGATCGACGCGGCCCAGGCGACGCTCGGGACCGCAGGCATCTACGGCGTCATGATCGCCGCCATCCTGGCGCTGGTCAGCACCGCCAACGCCGGCCTGCTCTCCTCGTCCCGCTATCCGTTCGCGATGAGCCGCGACGACCTCGCGCCACCGTCGCTCGCGGAGATCAGCGAGCGCTTCGGGACGCCGAGCCAGTCGATCCTGCTGACGGGTGCGGTGTTACTCCTGCTGATCGCGTTCGTCCCGATCCTGGAGATAGCGAAACTGGCCAGCGCGTTCCAGATCCTGGTGTTCGTGCTGATCAACGTCGCCGTCATCTCGTTCCGCCGCGGCACCGTCGAGTACGAGCCGACGTTCCGCTCGCCGCTGTACCCGTGGATGCAGCTGTTCGGGATCGTGACCGGTCTCGCGCTGCTGACCCAGATGGGCCTGGTCGCGATCGCCGGCGCCGTCGTGATCACGATCGGCGGGATCGCGTGGTTCTACTACTACGGCCGCCCGCGCGTCGACCGCGAGGGCGCCGCGCTCGACGTCGTCCGGCGGGAGGTCGGCCGCAAGGCCGTCGGCCGGACGCGCGAGGCGATCGAGCCGACCGAGGACTACGAGGCGCTCGTCGCGCTGCCGGAGGGGGCCTCCCGCGAGACCGAGGCGACGCTGCTGTCGGTCGCCGCGGACCTCGCGCGACCGCACGACGGGCACGTCTCCGTGGTGCAGTTCGACGAGGTCGCCGACCAGGTTCCCCTGGAAGCCGCGACCGAGCAGTCCGCGGCCGACCTCGAGTTCGAGGACCGAACCGACGAACTCGCGTCCGACGCCGACGTTCCCGTGCAGGCCAGCGAGATCGTGAGCCACGACACCCGCCACGCGCTCGCGAACTACGTCGAGGAAACCGAGCCGAACGTGCTCGTCGTCGAGCGAGAACACGGGGGGCTGCGATCCCGGATCCTCGGCAGCGACGTCGACTGGGTGCTCGAACACACCGACTGCGACGCCGTGCTGGTCGAGGACCGGGACGTCGGCGAGATCGACTCGATCGCCGTCGTCACCGACGAGGGGCCCTACGACTCCTCGAAGATCGCCGTCGCCGACGCGATCGCGACCGCCCACGACGCCGACGTCACCCTGGAGTTCCCGGTCGACGCCGACGGCTCCGACGAGCTCGACGAGACGATTCAGGACTACCACGACGAAGTCGCCGGACTCGTCTCGGCGTCGACGTCCACGAAAGTGGTCCGGCCGGGCGACACCGCGGCGTTCGAGAGCCCGGAGACGGACCTGCTGATCGTCGGCACCGGTCCGGACGGCGACGGCCGCGCCGACTCGCTGGTCGACGGCGTGGACTCCTCGGCGCTGGTCGTCCGGCCCAGAAGCGCGGAGGTCCCCGGACGACTCGGCCGCGCGATCGAGCGCCGGCTGTTCTGA
- a CDS encoding Lrp/AsnC family transcriptional regulator produces the protein MQTRDLDDLDKYVIYRLQGDARTTSAAEIAEDYGVSPSTVRNRIAQLVEDGVVEGAHLDVNYELVGYPLYTLIFCTAPIPERERLAREALEISGVVSVRELMTGEENLHVVAVGQDSDDLNRISGELSGIGLEIAEEELVHSEHTRPYDDFEADCGAE, from the coding sequence ATGCAGACGCGCGATCTGGACGATCTCGACAAATACGTCATCTACCGCTTGCAGGGCGACGCCCGGACGACGTCGGCCGCCGAAATTGCAGAGGACTACGGCGTCTCGCCGAGCACCGTTCGCAACCGGATCGCCCAGCTCGTCGAGGACGGCGTCGTGGAGGGTGCGCACCTCGACGTCAACTACGAGCTCGTCGGCTATCCGCTGTACACGCTCATCTTCTGCACGGCGCCGATCCCCGAGCGCGAACGGCTCGCCAGGGAGGCCCTGGAGATCTCGGGCGTCGTCTCGGTGCGCGAGCTGATGACCGGCGAGGAGAACCTCCACGTCGTCGCCGTCGGACAGGACAGCGACGACCTCAACCGGATCAGCGGGGAGCTCTCCGGGATCGGCCTGGAGATCGCCGAGGAGGAGCTCGTCCACAGCGAGCACACGCGGCCGTACGACGACTTCGAGGCCGACTGCGGCGCGGAGTGA
- a CDS encoding AEC family transporter: MSLVSNLLYMLVLLGVGIAGRSLGVLTPSRRELLNALAFYVALPALIFSSMYAQQLDEVLTPALLAGLWSVLVVMVAAGWIVHRSARSNRERSVAIVQSYHGNLGFFGLPIVAATFGDVTTAKASILLGMGALTQVPLTILILVVLNDREASFVDELQQFAKNPVILSLAAGLAVALTGVPVPDIATTGLDVLSQFALPIAVICVGGALSLESADVDLPTVGSVVALKVFLMPAVALAAFSLLSSSPSTVRAGVVMLAMPSAVSTYVYATEYGGDERLASVDVFATTVVSLATIFVLLRFVIGAG, encoded by the coding sequence GTGTCGCTCGTCTCGAACCTGCTCTACATGCTGGTGCTGCTGGGCGTCGGCATAGCCGGACGCTCGCTCGGCGTGCTGACGCCGTCGCGCCGGGAGCTGCTGAACGCGCTTGCGTTCTACGTCGCGCTCCCGGCGCTGATCTTCTCCTCGATGTACGCACAGCAGCTCGACGAGGTTCTCACGCCCGCGCTGCTGGCGGGGCTGTGGAGCGTGCTGGTGGTGATGGTCGCGGCCGGCTGGATCGTCCACCGGTCGGCCCGCTCGAACCGCGAGCGGAGCGTCGCGATCGTCCAGTCGTACCACGGCAACCTCGGCTTCTTCGGGCTGCCGATCGTGGCGGCGACGTTCGGCGACGTGACGACGGCCAAGGCCAGTATCCTGCTGGGGATGGGCGCGCTCACGCAGGTTCCGCTGACGATCCTGATCCTCGTGGTGCTGAACGACCGGGAGGCCTCCTTCGTCGACGAGCTACAGCAGTTCGCGAAGAATCCGGTGATCCTCTCGCTGGCGGCCGGGCTCGCAGTTGCCCTGACCGGCGTTCCGGTTCCAGACATCGCGACGACCGGCCTCGACGTCCTCTCGCAGTTCGCGCTGCCGATCGCGGTGATCTGCGTCGGCGGCGCGCTCTCGCTGGAGTCGGCGGACGTCGACCTCCCGACCGTGGGATCGGTGGTCGCGCTGAAGGTGTTTCTGATGCCCGCGGTCGCGCTGGCGGCCTTCTCGCTGCTTTCGTCCTCGCCGTCGACGGTCAGGGCCGGCGTCGTGATGCTCGCGATGCCCTCGGCGGTGTCGACGTACGTCTACGCCACCGAGTACGGCGGCGACGAGCGACTCGCCTCGGTTGACGTGTTCGCGACGACGGTCGTCTCACTGGCCACGATATTCGTCCTTTTGCGATTCGTGATCGGGGCGGGGTGA
- a CDS encoding tRNA uridine(34) 5-carboxymethylaminomethyl modification radical SAM/GNAT enzyme Elp3, with amino-acid sequence MSTEQDVTETDAFERVCEELIDRILAGEIERDDLESAKLDVCSDFSAPKVPKNTELLDYAPDERREELEEVLQRKPVRTASGVSPVAVMTSPHTCPHGKCLYCPGGPASEFTSSQSYTGHEPAAARGEQNDYDPYGQVTLRLHQLREIGHPVDKVELIIMGGTMTARSHDYQEWFVKRALEAMNDYDLDAEPEPAEGESFAQDPDEYEFSYLEDVIAENETGEIRNIGTTFETKPDWCDPEQIDRMLRLGGTKVEVGVQTTYERINREMHRGHGVQASIDANRRLRDAAFKVGFHMMPGQPGMSQEMCLEDFRRIFEDPKWRPDYLKIYPTLVVRGTMTYDMWYNDEYDPLTNEEAAELVARIKKEIPRYTRLQRVQRDIPADFIDAGVWKSNLRQLARKKMDEHGWECDCIRCREAGMNDEEPENVELDVMTYEAGGGTEHFISFEDFEKDLLVGFCRLRFPNDPVRRELDNAALIRELHVYGSEAGIGQDAELGQHQHKGYGRRLMERAEDLAVDAGFDKLSVISGIGAREYYREKLGYHQDGPYVSKRI; translated from the coding sequence ATGAGTACCGAGCAGGACGTCACCGAGACCGACGCGTTCGAGCGGGTCTGCGAGGAGCTGATCGACCGGATCCTCGCCGGCGAGATCGAGCGCGACGACCTCGAGTCCGCGAAGCTCGACGTCTGTTCGGACTTTTCCGCGCCGAAAGTTCCGAAAAACACCGAGCTGCTGGACTACGCGCCCGACGAGCGCCGCGAGGAGTTAGAGGAGGTGCTGCAGCGAAAGCCCGTGCGGACGGCGTCGGGCGTCTCGCCGGTGGCAGTCATGACCAGCCCCCACACCTGCCCGCACGGGAAGTGCCTCTACTGTCCGGGCGGTCCGGCTTCCGAGTTCACGAGCTCCCAGAGCTACACCGGTCACGAACCCGCCGCGGCGCGCGGCGAGCAGAACGACTACGACCCCTACGGGCAGGTCACGCTGCGGCTTCACCAGCTCCGGGAGATCGGCCACCCCGTCGACAAGGTCGAGCTGATCATCATGGGCGGGACGATGACCGCCCGCTCTCACGACTACCAGGAGTGGTTCGTCAAGCGCGCGCTGGAGGCGATGAACGACTACGATCTCGACGCCGAGCCCGAGCCGGCCGAGGGCGAGAGCTTCGCGCAGGACCCCGACGAGTACGAGTTCAGCTACCTGGAGGACGTCATCGCCGAGAACGAGACGGGCGAGATCCGCAACATCGGGACGACCTTCGAGACCAAGCCCGACTGGTGCGACCCCGAGCAGATCGACCGGATGCTCCGGCTCGGCGGGACGAAGGTCGAGGTCGGCGTCCAGACGACCTACGAGCGGATCAACCGCGAGATGCACCGCGGCCACGGCGTCCAGGCGTCGATCGACGCCAACCGCCGGCTGCGCGACGCCGCGTTCAAGGTCGGCTTCCACATGATGCCCGGCCAGCCCGGGATGTCTCAGGAGATGTGCCTGGAGGACTTCCGCCGGATCTTCGAGGACCCGAAGTGGCGTCCGGACTACCTCAAGATCTACCCGACCCTGGTCGTCCGCGGGACGATGACCTACGACATGTGGTACAACGACGAGTACGACCCCCTCACCAACGAGGAGGCCGCCGAGCTCGTCGCCCGCATCAAAAAGGAGATCCCCCGCTACACCCGGCTCCAGCGCGTCCAGCGGGACATCCCCGCGGACTTCATCGACGCCGGCGTCTGGAAGTCGAACCTCCGCCAGCTCGCCCGGAAGAAGATGGACGAGCACGGCTGGGAGTGCGACTGCATCCGCTGTCGCGAGGCCGGGATGAACGACGAGGAGCCCGAGAACGTCGAACTCGACGTCATGACCTACGAGGCCGGCGGCGGCACGGAGCACTTCATCAGCTTCGAGGACTTCGAGAAGGACCTGCTCGTCGGCTTCTGTCGGCTCCGCTTCCCGAACGACCCCGTCCGTCGGGAGCTGGACAACGCCGCGCTGATCCGCGAGCTCCACGTCTACGGCAGCGAGGCCGGGATCGGGCAGGACGCCGAACTCGGGCAGCACCAGCACAAGGGGTACGGTCGTCGGCTGATGGAGCGCGCCGAGGATCTGGCGGTGGACGCCGGCTTCGACAAGCTCAGCGTCATCTCGGGCATCGGCGCCCGGGAGTACTACAGGGAGAAACTGGGCTACCATCAGGACGGTCCCTACGTGAGCAAGCGGATCTGA
- the rqcH gene encoding ribosome rescue protein RqcH: MDRKREMTSVDLAALVSELGSYEGAKVDKAYLYGDDFLRLKLRDFERGRVELLVEVGDVKRTHVSAPEHVPDAPGRPPNFAMMLRNRLSGADFVGVEQYEFDRILEFEFERDDENTTIVAELFGPGNLAVLDPNREVIDCLDTVRLKSRTVAPGAQYEFPESQVNPLAMSYEAFAALMDESDSDVVRTLATQLNFGGLYAEELCSRAGVDKNLDIADADAEQYERLYEAMEALAVELRTGALDPRVYYEPEEEGGGIEDGTRVDVTPIALEEYEHLPAEAFDTFTDAVDDYFHHLDLTEDEDAGGSGPDRPDFEGEIEKQKRIIEQQEQAIEGFEEDAEAEREKAELLYAEYGLVDEILSTVRDARENDVPWTEIEETFAAGAEQGIDAAEAVQRIDGENGRVTVRLDGTDVTLDASEGVEQNADRLYKEAKRIQEKKEGAKAAIEDTREALEDVKQRRDAWEERQEQSDADGEEGDDGGADDEESEDVDWLAEPSIPVRKSEQWYERFRWFHTSDGFLVIGGRNADQNEELVKKYLDRGDRFFHAQAHGGPATILKATGPSESARDVDIPESSEREAATFAVSNSSVWKDGKYSGDVYAVDYDQVTKTPESGEYLEKGGFAIRGDREYFRDVGVGAAVGITCEPSTRVVGGPPSAVREHAETLIEVEPGRYAQGDVAKRIYREFRERFADTSFVRSVASPDRIQHFLPPGTSRIAEE, translated from the coding sequence ATGGACCGCAAGCGGGAGATGACGAGCGTCGACCTGGCCGCCCTCGTCTCGGAACTCGGCAGCTACGAGGGCGCCAAGGTCGACAAAGCCTACCTCTACGGCGACGACTTTCTGCGGCTGAAGCTCCGGGACTTCGAGCGCGGCCGTGTCGAACTGCTGGTCGAGGTCGGCGACGTGAAGCGCACCCACGTCTCGGCGCCCGAGCACGTCCCCGACGCGCCGGGTCGGCCGCCGAACTTCGCGATGATGCTCAGAAATCGCCTGTCGGGCGCGGACTTCGTCGGCGTCGAGCAGTACGAGTTCGACCGCATCCTGGAGTTCGAGTTCGAGCGCGACGACGAGAACACGACGATCGTCGCCGAGCTGTTCGGCCCGGGCAACCTCGCGGTGCTCGATCCGAACCGCGAGGTGATCGACTGCCTCGACACGGTCCGGCTCAAGTCCCGGACCGTCGCGCCGGGCGCCCAGTACGAGTTCCCCGAGTCGCAGGTCAACCCCCTGGCGATGTCCTACGAGGCGTTCGCCGCGCTGATGGACGAGTCCGACAGCGACGTCGTCCGGACGCTGGCGACCCAGCTCAACTTCGGCGGCCTGTACGCCGAGGAGCTGTGTTCCCGCGCGGGCGTCGACAAGAACCTCGACATCGCCGACGCCGACGCCGAGCAGTACGAGCGACTCTACGAAGCGATGGAGGCGCTGGCGGTCGAGCTCCGGACCGGCGCGCTCGATCCGCGGGTGTACTACGAGCCCGAGGAGGAGGGCGGCGGGATCGAAGACGGCACTCGCGTCGACGTGACGCCGATCGCCTTAGAGGAGTACGAGCACCTCCCCGCCGAGGCGTTCGACACGTTCACCGACGCCGTCGACGACTACTTCCACCACCTCGATCTCACCGAGGACGAGGACGCCGGGGGTAGCGGCCCCGACCGGCCGGACTTCGAGGGCGAGATCGAGAAGCAGAAACGCATCATCGAGCAGCAGGAGCAGGCGATCGAGGGGTTCGAGGAGGACGCCGAAGCCGAGCGCGAGAAGGCCGAGCTGCTGTACGCCGAGTACGGGCTGGTCGACGAGATCCTCTCGACGGTACGCGACGCCCGCGAGAACGACGTCCCCTGGACCGAGATCGAGGAGACGTTCGCGGCCGGCGCCGAGCAGGGGATCGACGCCGCCGAAGCCGTCCAGCGCATCGACGGCGAGAACGGCCGGGTGACCGTCCGGCTCGACGGCACCGACGTGACGCTCGACGCCAGCGAGGGCGTCGAGCAGAACGCCGATCGACTCTACAAGGAGGCAAAGCGCATCCAGGAGAAAAAGGAGGGCGCGAAAGCCGCCATCGAGGACACCCGCGAGGCGCTGGAGGACGTGAAGCAGCGGCGCGACGCGTGGGAAGAGCGCCAGGAGCAGTCCGACGCCGACGGCGAGGAAGGCGACGACGGCGGTGCGGACGACGAGGAGTCCGAGGACGTCGACTGGCTCGCCGAACCGTCGATCCCCGTCAGGAAGTCCGAGCAGTGGTACGAGCGGTTCCGCTGGTTCCACACCAGCGACGGCTTCCTCGTGATCGGCGGGCGCAACGCCGACCAGAACGAGGAACTGGTCAAGAAGTACCTCGACCGCGGCGACCGGTTCTTCCACGCGCAGGCCCACGGCGGTCCGGCGACGATCCTGAAGGCGACCGGGCCCAGCGAGTCCGCCCGCGACGTCGACATCCCCGAGTCCAGCGAGCGGGAAGCCGCCACCTTCGCGGTGTCGAACTCCTCGGTCTGGAAGGACGGCAAGTACAGCGGCGACGTGTACGCCGTCGACTACGATCAGGTGACCAAGACGCCCGAGAGCGGCGAGTACTTAGAGAAGGGCGGGTTCGCGATCCGGGGCGACCGGGAGTACTTCCGCGACGTCGGCGTCGGCGCAGCGGTCGGGATCACCTGCGAGCCCTCGACCCGCGTGGTCGGCGGGCCGCCCAGCGCGGTCCGCGAGCACGCCGAGACGCTGATCGAGGTCGAGCCCGGACGGTACGCCCAAGGCGACGTCGCGAAGCGGATCTACCGGGAGTTCCGCGAGCGGTTCGCGGACACCTCGTTCGTCCGGTCGGTCGCCAGCCCGGACCGGATCCAGCACTTCCTGCCGCCGGGCACTAGCAGGATCGCGGAGGAGTGA
- a CDS encoding DUF4013 domain-containing protein: MRMREGLRYPFRAERPTDLFAVGVVLGLATAILLRIAAAFYPTVLWLPAAALAILPAVALLGYLLRAFAATVEGSETPPSFGSPSELFRDGARASAVTLAYLLLPIFAMLVTLVGAIQSPLSGESISSGATIAIYAAGTMTLVFVGLFCYAYLAAFGAAARGESLRSALDPRGRRRTLADARYFVGWAFGAVLVLTGWSAMLAATNQNVLGLLAVVVAFYLHLAGARVAAEGYRRSVGLHRRDD; encoded by the coding sequence ATGCGGATGCGCGAGGGGCTTCGGTACCCGTTCCGGGCCGAGCGGCCGACCGACCTGTTCGCCGTCGGCGTCGTCCTCGGGCTGGCGACGGCGATCCTGCTCCGGATCGCCGCGGCGTTCTACCCGACGGTGCTGTGGCTCCCCGCGGCCGCGCTGGCGATCCTGCCCGCGGTGGCCTTGCTCGGCTACCTGCTCCGGGCGTTCGCCGCGACCGTCGAGGGAAGCGAGACGCCGCCGTCGTTCGGCTCGCCGTCGGAGCTCTTTCGGGACGGTGCCCGCGCGAGCGCGGTCACGCTCGCGTACCTCCTGCTCCCGATTTTCGCGATGCTGGTGACGCTCGTCGGCGCGATCCAGTCACCGCTCTCCGGCGAGTCGATCTCCTCGGGGGCGACGATCGCGATCTACGCCGCGGGCACGATGACGCTCGTGTTCGTCGGGCTGTTCTGTTACGCGTATCTCGCGGCGTTCGGCGCGGCCGCGCGCGGCGAGTCGCTCCGGTCGGCGCTCGATCCGCGCGGCCGCCGTCGGACGCTCGCCGACGCCCGGTACTTCGTCGGCTGGGCGTTCGGCGCGGTCCTCGTGCTCACGGGCTGGTCGGCGATGCTGGCCGCGACGAACCAGAACGTGCTCGGTCTGCTCGCGGTCGTGGTCGCGTTCTACCTCCACCTCGCCGGCGCCCGCGTCGCCGCCGAGGGGTACCGACGATCGGTCGGACTCCACCGGCGGGACGACTGA
- a CDS encoding ZIP family metal transporter, which translates to MASLPEVVGIALLAGAATGLGAVPTLFTDRISHRTYDGALGLAAGIMFGAAVFALIVPGLELGSLWSVLAGLLAGGVGLLAANKLLPHIHLGFRGPESHGMTDDETILQAADNWRQAVLIGGSITLHNVPEGLAIGIAFASGLDEVGVALALAIAVQNVPDGFAMAVPATKAGVSRWRTLAYTTISGGIPEPIAAAAGFALVSVVTDVFPFAAGFAAGTMMAVIFREMIPSSHGHGYADLATLSFVSGFGVMLVVDVALAV; encoded by the coding sequence ATGGCGTCGCTACCGGAGGTCGTCGGGATCGCGTTGCTCGCCGGGGCTGCGACGGGACTCGGCGCCGTGCCGACGCTCTTTACTGATCGAATCAGTCACCGCACCTACGACGGCGCGCTCGGGCTCGCCGCCGGCATCATGTTCGGCGCGGCCGTGTTCGCGCTGATCGTGCCCGGACTGGAACTCGGCTCGCTGTGGTCCGTACTCGCCGGACTGCTCGCGGGCGGCGTCGGGCTGCTGGCCGCGAACAAGCTGCTCCCGCACATTCACCTCGGCTTTCGCGGCCCCGAGTCCCACGGAATGACCGACGACGAGACGATCCTGCAGGCCGCCGACAACTGGCGCCAGGCGGTGCTGATCGGCGGCTCGATCACGCTTCACAACGTCCCCGAGGGGCTCGCGATCGGCATCGCCTTCGCCAGCGGGCTGGACGAGGTCGGCGTCGCGCTCGCGCTGGCGATCGCCGTCCAGAACGTCCCCGACGGGTTCGCGATGGCGGTGCCCGCGACGAAGGCGGGCGTCTCGCGGTGGCGCACGCTGGCGTACACGACGATCTCGGGCGGGATTCCCGAACCGATCGCGGCGGCCGCCGGCTTCGCGCTCGTTTCCGTCGTCACCGACGTGTTCCCGTTCGCCGCCGGCTTCGCGGCCGGCACGATGATGGCGGTGATATTCAGAGAGATGATCCCCTCCAGCCACGGGCACGGCTACGCCGACCTGGCGACGCTCTCGTTCGTCTCCGGCTTCGGCGTCATGCTCGTCGTCGACGTCGCGCTGGCGGTCTGA
- a CDS encoding SHOCT domain-containing protein codes for MSETVTDRLRNNAVEITSLLITGLWLGGLLLTDQNWWLGVLIVGYAAVLPIVQTLFGEDEEEYDDAEDDGERSHWRGREKKSGSSRETDSGGDDPLETLRERYARGELTDEQFERKLERLLETETIEDVEDRRRAERELEYDR; via the coding sequence ATGAGCGAGACGGTGACCGATCGGCTCCGGAACAACGCCGTGGAGATCACGTCGCTCCTGATCACGGGGCTCTGGCTGGGCGGCCTGCTCCTCACCGACCAGAACTGGTGGCTGGGCGTGCTGATCGTCGGTTACGCGGCCGTGCTACCGATCGTCCAGACGCTGTTCGGCGAGGACGAGGAGGAGTACGACGACGCCGAAGACGACGGCGAGCGGTCCCACTGGCGGGGCCGAGAGAAGAAATCCGGATCTTCGAGAGAGACGGACAGCGGCGGGGACGATCCCCTGGAGACGCTTCGCGAACGGTACGCCCGCGGCGAACTTACGGACGAGCAGTTCGAGCGCAAGCTGGAGCGACTCCTGGAGACGGAGACGATCGAGGACGTCGAGGATCGGCGGCGCGCGGAACGGGAACTGGAGTACGATCGCTGA
- a CDS encoding DUF21 domain-containing protein, protein MSSHVAAVIGGVAIAFLLTLSAFFSSSETAIFSLPREWIDRQATTDDPRAHVLKDLHDDSHRLLVTLLVGNNVVNIAISSITTVLVASYLPAGPAVVVTTVLTSSLILIFGEIVPKAFGLGNAERWSLTVASPIQVVERALSPLITLFDGLTSRMNALIPVRSDIEKPYTD, encoded by the coding sequence ATGAGTAGTCACGTAGCCGCAGTGATCGGCGGCGTCGCGATCGCGTTCCTCCTGACACTGAGCGCGTTCTTCTCGAGTTCCGAGACCGCGATCTTCTCGCTGCCCCGCGAGTGGATCGACCGGCAGGCGACGACCGACGACCCGAGAGCGCACGTGCTGAAGGATCTCCACGACGACTCCCACCGGCTGCTGGTGACGCTTCTGGTCGGGAACAACGTCGTCAACATCGCGATCTCGAGCATCACGACCGTCCTCGTGGCCAGCTACCTCCCGGCCGGGCCGGCGGTGGTCGTCACGACGGTGCTGACGAGCTCGCTCATCCTGATCTTCGGCGAGATCGTCCCGAAGGCGTTCGGCCTCGGAAACGCCGAGCGGTGGTCGCTCACCGTCGCCTCGCCGATACAGGTCGTCGAGCGCGCGCTCTCGCCGCTGATCACGCTGTTCGACGGGCTCACGAGCCGGATGAACGCGCTCATTCCCGTTCGGAGCGACATCGAGAAGCCGTACACGGACTAA